From Streptomyces griseorubiginosus, one genomic window encodes:
- a CDS encoding MFS transporter: MRGPRSDLTRLRIALTVFFALDGFVFAGWVVRIPAIKEQTGASASALGLALLGVSAGAVITMMLTGRLCRRYGTHRVTVVCAVLLSLSVALPPLTHSAAALGAVLLLFGAAYGSINVAFNSAAVDLVAALRRPIMPSFHAAFSLGGMIGAGLGGLVAGSVSPTRHLLGLTVIGLLVTAAAGRTLLRIQPPSAPQETPRQPSTPHPPSTRTRGLVIIFGLIALCTAYGEGALADWSALHLEHDLDAAPGVAAVGYSCFALAMTIGRLTGTRLLERLGQTRTLVGGGTTAALGMLLGALAPSVWAALLGFMITGLGLANLFPVAVERAGRLAGPDGVAIASTLGYGGMLLGPPAIGFMADWFSLPAALTSVAALAATAAAIALLTRRAAG, from the coding sequence GTGCGGGGCCCTCGCAGCGACCTGACCCGGCTCCGTATCGCCCTCACCGTCTTCTTCGCCCTCGACGGATTCGTCTTCGCCGGATGGGTCGTCCGCATCCCCGCGATCAAGGAACAGACCGGCGCCTCCGCCAGCGCCCTCGGTCTCGCCCTGCTGGGCGTCTCGGCCGGCGCGGTGATCACCATGATGCTCACCGGCCGTCTGTGCCGCCGTTACGGCACCCACCGGGTCACCGTCGTCTGTGCCGTCCTGCTCTCCCTCAGTGTCGCGCTGCCGCCACTGACCCACTCCGCGGCGGCACTCGGCGCCGTCCTGCTGCTCTTCGGCGCGGCCTACGGCAGCATCAACGTGGCGTTCAACAGCGCCGCGGTCGATCTCGTGGCCGCCCTGCGGCGACCGATCATGCCCAGCTTCCACGCTGCCTTCAGTCTCGGCGGCATGATCGGCGCCGGTCTCGGCGGGCTCGTCGCGGGCAGCGTCTCCCCCACCCGGCACCTGCTCGGGCTCACCGTGATCGGTCTGCTCGTCACCGCCGCCGCGGGCCGCACCCTGCTGCGCATCCAGCCCCCGAGCGCCCCGCAGGAGACACCCCGGCAGCCCTCCACACCCCACCCGCCGAGCACCCGTACCCGCGGTCTCGTCATCATCTTCGGCCTGATCGCCCTGTGCACGGCCTACGGCGAGGGCGCCCTGGCCGACTGGAGCGCCCTGCACCTGGAGCACGACCTCGACGCCGCGCCCGGTGTCGCGGCGGTGGGCTACTCCTGCTTCGCGCTCGCCATGACCATCGGGCGGCTGACCGGCACCAGGCTGCTGGAACGTCTCGGCCAGACCCGCACCCTCGTCGGCGGCGGCACCACCGCCGCCCTGGGCATGCTGCTCGGCGCCCTCGCCCCCTCCGTCTGGGCGGCACTCCTCGGCTTCATGATCACCGGGCTGGGTCTCGCCAACCTCTTCCCCGTCGCCGTCGAGCGCGCGGGCAGGCTGGCCGGACCGGACGGGGTCGCCATCGCCTCCACCCTCGGCTACGGCGGCATGCTCCTCGGCCCGCCCGCCATCGGCTTCATGGCCGACTGGTTCTCCCTCCCCGCCGCCCTCACCAGCGTGGCGGCACTCGCCGCGACAGCCGCGGCCATCGCCCTGCTGACCCGCCGGGCGGCGGGCTGA
- a CDS encoding AraC family transcriptional regulator: MVLGVRDATVETGGAVEIARLGGLWRVTRPWHPGLRPYLRSYVGYWEAVPTPYEARLVPTGHATLLISLAEPFSQVRRLGIPDGGTGSIGSLVVGLEDRPAICTHPGGQEAIRVEFTPLGGYRLFGMPMSELTNLAVEIRDVLGAGAGVLVERMAATRDWAARFDLLDAALLDRLGLGPDPTPEVDQAWQLLSGSAGAITIARIADEVGWSQGYLIRRFTQQIGLTPKASARVLRFRHAVALLSRGTASLTEISTACGFYDQAHLNREFRAIAGTTPGRMVAARRVEGAMALTRSANSSKTASTAGR; encoded by the coding sequence GTGGTTCTCGGTGTACGCGACGCCACGGTCGAGACCGGCGGTGCGGTCGAGATCGCGCGGCTCGGTGGCCTGTGGCGGGTCACGCGGCCCTGGCACCCCGGGTTACGGCCGTACCTGCGCAGTTACGTCGGCTACTGGGAGGCCGTGCCCACTCCGTACGAGGCGAGGCTGGTGCCGACCGGGCACGCGACCCTGCTGATCAGTCTCGCGGAGCCCTTCTCGCAGGTTCGAAGGCTGGGCATACCCGACGGCGGCACCGGGTCCATCGGATCGTTGGTGGTGGGACTGGAGGACCGGCCCGCGATCTGCACGCACCCGGGCGGCCAGGAGGCGATCCGGGTCGAGTTCACACCCCTGGGCGGCTACCGGCTGTTCGGCATGCCGATGAGCGAGTTGACGAACCTGGCGGTCGAGATCCGGGACGTGCTGGGCGCCGGGGCCGGCGTGCTGGTCGAACGGATGGCGGCCACCCGGGACTGGGCCGCCAGATTCGACCTGCTGGACGCCGCCCTCCTCGACCGGCTCGGCCTCGGCCCGGATCCCACTCCGGAGGTCGACCAGGCCTGGCAGCTGCTCTCCGGCAGCGCGGGAGCGATCACGATCGCCCGTATCGCCGACGAAGTGGGCTGGAGCCAGGGGTACTTGATCCGGCGGTTCACCCAGCAGATCGGACTCACTCCCAAGGCGTCCGCCCGGGTGCTGCGCTTCCGTCACGCCGTGGCCCTGCTCAGCCGTGGGACCGCGAGCCTGACCGAGATCTCCACCGCCTGCGGCTTCTACGACCAGGCTCACCTCAACCGTGAGTTCCGGGCGATCGCCGGCACCACGCCCGGACGTATGGTCGCGGCGCGGCGGGTGGAAGGGGCGATGGCGCTCACCCGGAGTGCAAATTCTTCCAAGACCGCGTCGACCGCCGGCCGATAG
- a CDS encoding YdcF family protein, with product MRRATGLAVAAVAALAWGEWLNWRWSRVLVGHRDGASVAVVVLGYRNPRPTANLVNRWRVRAGLRSIAADDARRRRVIFSGGAVGVGAGVTEAQLMADYARLVLKFDGTVLLEDRSTTTWENITNVIPLLEDVDRIKIASQPAHALKARAYLRRQRPDLAEKLVRADDYRVGEWMAVKPLLALYGLWTLRVLKSDERIVSS from the coding sequence ATGCGACGAGCAACAGGCCTGGCGGTGGCTGCGGTTGCCGCCCTCGCGTGGGGTGAGTGGTTGAACTGGCGCTGGTCCCGGGTGCTCGTGGGACACCGTGACGGCGCTTCGGTGGCCGTGGTGGTGCTGGGGTACCGGAATCCCCGGCCGACAGCGAACCTGGTCAACCGGTGGCGGGTCCGCGCGGGCCTCCGCTCCATCGCCGCCGACGATGCGCGGAGACGCCGCGTGATCTTCAGCGGCGGTGCGGTGGGGGTCGGCGCCGGCGTCACGGAGGCCCAACTGATGGCTGACTACGCGCGGTTGGTCCTCAAGTTCGACGGCACGGTGCTCCTCGAGGACCGGTCCACGACGACGTGGGAGAACATCACGAACGTCATCCCCCTGCTCGAAGACGTGGACCGCATCAAGATCGCCTCCCAGCCGGCTCACGCGCTCAAGGCCCGGGCGTACCTGCGGCGGCAGCGCCCCGATCTGGCGGAGAAGCTGGTGCGCGCGGACGACTACCGCGTCGGCGAGTGGATGGCCGTCAAACCGCTGCTGGCCCTGTACGGGCTGTGGACGCTCCGTGTTCTGAAGTCCGACGAGCGGATCGTCTCGTCGTAG
- a CDS encoding gluconate:H+ symporter: MPLIVVGISVLVLLFLMTKLRLNGFAALLLVAVGVALVQGIGLEEIPDVLSEGIGDQIGDTMLIIGLGAMVGRVLGDSGAAQRIAGRLLDVCGPRWVQVAMVLSAMLIGVTMFYEVAFVIIVPVAFTLVRVTRANLLWVGLPMSIALSTMHSFLPPHPGPTAVAATFHASVGLTLFYGLFIAVPVGAFIALLWPRLPFVRRMNPEIPKGLVSERVFEEEEMPGMGWSLAVALLPVVLIAGAAVTDLAVSGDNAWLHFVAFIGSAPIALLLTLLVAVWVFGPRMGRSLAEVSTSCKEAAQAMAMILLVIGAGGAFKNVLVEGGISDYIKDATDGWSVSPIILAWLIAAVLRVALGSATVAVVTASGVALPLLAGGGVHAEVMVLAVSCGSIAFSHVNDPGFWMFKEYFNLSVVDAIKARTTYTTVLAILGLGGVLVLEQVLDALKV, encoded by the coding sequence ATGCCGCTCATCGTCGTCGGGATCAGCGTCCTCGTTCTGCTCTTTCTGATGACGAAGCTCAGACTGAACGGCTTTGCCGCCCTCCTCCTGGTCGCCGTCGGGGTCGCCCTGGTCCAGGGGATCGGCCTGGAGGAGATCCCGGACGTCCTCTCCGAGGGCATCGGCGACCAGATCGGCGACACGATGCTCATCATCGGACTCGGTGCCATGGTCGGCCGGGTGCTGGGCGACTCCGGTGCCGCCCAACGGATCGCCGGCAGACTCCTCGACGTGTGCGGGCCGCGCTGGGTGCAGGTCGCCATGGTGCTGTCCGCCATGCTCATCGGCGTGACGATGTTCTACGAGGTCGCCTTCGTCATCATCGTCCCGGTCGCCTTCACGCTCGTCCGCGTCACCCGGGCCAACCTGCTCTGGGTGGGGCTGCCGATGTCGATCGCGCTGTCCACCATGCACAGCTTCCTGCCGCCCCACCCGGGCCCCACCGCCGTGGCCGCCACCTTCCACGCCTCCGTCGGACTCACCCTGTTCTACGGCCTGTTCATCGCCGTCCCGGTCGGCGCCTTCATCGCCCTGCTGTGGCCGCGCCTGCCGTTCGTCCGTCGGATGAACCCCGAGATCCCCAAGGGCCTGGTCAGCGAACGGGTCTTCGAGGAGGAGGAGATGCCCGGCATGGGCTGGTCGTTGGCGGTGGCCCTGCTGCCCGTCGTCCTGATCGCCGGCGCCGCGGTGACCGACCTGGCCGTCTCCGGGGACAACGCGTGGCTGCACTTCGTCGCCTTCATCGGCTCCGCGCCGATCGCCCTGCTGCTCACCCTGCTCGTGGCCGTCTGGGTCTTCGGCCCGCGCATGGGGCGCAGCCTCGCGGAGGTCAGCACCTCCTGCAAGGAGGCCGCCCAGGCCATGGCGATGATCCTGCTGGTGATCGGCGCGGGCGGCGCCTTCAAGAACGTCCTCGTCGAGGGCGGCATATCCGACTACATCAAGGACGCCACCGACGGCTGGTCCGTCTCGCCGATCATCCTGGCCTGGCTGATCGCGGCCGTCCTCCGCGTCGCCCTCGGCTCCGCCACCGTCGCCGTCGTGACCGCCTCCGGGGTGGCCCTGCCGCTGCTCGCGGGCGGCGGGGTGCACGCCGAGGTGATGGTCCTCGCCGTCTCCTGCGGCTCGATCGCCTTCTCGCACGTCAACGACCCGGGCTTCTGGATGTTCAAGGAGTACTTCAACCTCTCCGTCGTCGACGCGATCAAGGCGCGCACCACCTACACGACCGTGCTCGCGATCCTGGGCCTCGGCGGTGTACTGGTCCTGGAACAGGTACTGGACGCCCTGAAGGTCTGA
- a CDS encoding enolase C-terminal domain-like protein — translation MSQPVVTKFSVHPVAGRDSMLLNLSGAHAPYFTRNVVVLEDSEGRTGLGEVPGGDSITRTLRDAEPLVVGARVGDYKRVLRTVHDTFADRDSGGRGAQTFDLRTTVHAVTAVESALLDLLGQHLDVPVAALLGDGQQRAAVRVLGYLFYVGDPDRTDLDYLREPGADVDWYRVRREEALTPEAIVRQAEATYAHYGFRDFKLKGGVLPGSEEVKAVQALKERFPEARITLDPNGAWSLREAVELCRPLVGTLAYAEDPCGAEGGYSGREILAEFRRATGLPTATNMIATDWRQLTHALALQSVSIPLADPHFWTMQGSVRVAQLCHAMGLTWGCHSNNHFDISLAMMTHCGAAAPGEYNALDTHWIWQEGQERLTVEPPRITGGEVAVPDAPGLGVRLDRDRLRAAQDLHEEVASAGRDDAAGMQYLIEGWAFDAKRPCLVR, via the coding sequence ATGAGCCAGCCCGTCGTCACGAAGTTCTCCGTCCATCCCGTGGCCGGCCGCGACTCCATGCTCCTGAACCTCTCCGGCGCCCACGCCCCCTACTTCACCCGCAACGTCGTCGTCCTGGAGGACTCCGAGGGGCGCACCGGCCTGGGCGAGGTGCCGGGCGGCGACAGCATCACGCGGACCCTGCGCGACGCCGAGCCGCTGGTCGTGGGGGCCCGGGTCGGCGACTACAAGCGCGTCCTGCGCACGGTCCACGACACCTTCGCCGACCGCGACTCGGGCGGCCGCGGCGCCCAGACCTTCGATCTCCGTACGACCGTGCACGCGGTCACCGCCGTCGAGTCGGCCCTCCTCGACCTGCTCGGACAGCACCTCGACGTCCCGGTCGCCGCGCTGCTCGGCGACGGCCAACAGCGCGCTGCCGTACGGGTCCTCGGCTATCTCTTCTACGTCGGCGACCCGGACCGCACCGACCTCGACTACCTCCGTGAACCCGGCGCCGATGTCGACTGGTACCGCGTCCGGCGCGAGGAGGCCCTCACCCCCGAGGCGATCGTCCGGCAGGCCGAGGCGACCTACGCCCACTACGGCTTCCGCGACTTCAAGCTCAAGGGCGGCGTCCTGCCCGGCAGCGAGGAGGTGAAGGCCGTACAGGCTCTCAAGGAGCGGTTCCCCGAAGCCCGGATCACCCTCGATCCGAACGGGGCCTGGTCCCTGCGCGAAGCCGTGGAACTGTGCCGTCCGCTGGTCGGCACACTCGCCTACGCCGAGGATCCCTGCGGCGCGGAAGGCGGTTACTCGGGCCGCGAGATCCTCGCCGAGTTCCGCCGGGCCACCGGACTGCCCACCGCGACCAACATGATCGCCACGGACTGGCGGCAGTTGACCCACGCGTTGGCCCTCCAGTCGGTGTCCATCCCGCTCGCCGACCCGCACTTCTGGACCATGCAGGGGTCGGTCCGGGTCGCCCAGCTGTGCCATGCCATGGGGCTGACCTGGGGCTGCCACTCCAACAACCACTTCGACATCTCGCTCGCGATGATGACGCACTGCGGAGCCGCGGCCCCGGGTGAGTACAACGCCCTCGACACCCACTGGATCTGGCAGGAGGGGCAGGAACGGCTCACCGTGGAACCGCCTCGGATCACCGGTGGTGAGGTGGCCGTACCGGACGCGCCCGGTCTGGGGGTCCGCCTCGACCGGGACCGGCTGCGGGCGGCGCAGGACCTGCACGAGGAGGTGGCCTCGGCGGGGCGTGACGACGCTGCCGGGATGCAGTACCTGATCGAGGGCTGGGCGTTCGACGCGAAGCGTCCGTGCCTGGTGCGCTGA